The Vibrio splendidus genome has a window encoding:
- a CDS encoding cupin domain-containing protein yields the protein MFNMDFSKRLVIETETLDWIASPAKGVWRKPLEREDKESGHTTSVVKYDPESSFSEHPHPQGEEIFVLDGVFSDETGDFPAGTYIRNPPGSAHSPSSKNGCMILVKLNQFDARDLTQVRINTLETEWLPGIGGLQVMPLHGFEHENVALVKWPVGERFQPHRHFGGEEIFVLSGTFKDEHGVYPKHTWMRSPHMSEHFPYVEEETVILVKTGHLPLD from the coding sequence ATGTTCAACATGGACTTTTCAAAGAGACTGGTTATAGAAACCGAGACATTAGATTGGATCGCGAGCCCTGCCAAAGGGGTATGGCGTAAGCCGCTAGAAAGAGAAGATAAAGAGTCGGGCCACACAACCAGTGTTGTGAAGTACGATCCTGAATCTTCGTTTTCTGAGCACCCGCACCCACAAGGCGAAGAAATCTTCGTGTTAGACGGTGTGTTCTCAGATGAAACTGGAGATTTCCCTGCCGGTACTTATATCCGTAATCCCCCGGGCAGTGCGCATTCTCCATCAAGCAAAAATGGCTGCATGATCTTGGTGAAGCTCAACCAGTTTGATGCGAGAGACTTAACTCAAGTGCGCATTAATACTCTAGAAACGGAATGGCTTCCGGGCATCGGTGGCTTACAAGTGATGCCGCTGCATGGTTTTGAGCACGAAAATGTGGCCTTGGTGAAATGGCCCGTTGGTGAGCGCTTTCAGCCACACCGTCATTTTGGTGGTGAAGAGATCTTTGTGTTGTCAGGCACTTTTAAAGATGAACATGGCGTGTATCCAAAACACACATGGATGCGCAGCCCGCATATGAGCGAGCATTTCCCTTATGTGGAAGAAGAGACGGTTATCCTAGTGAAAACGGGGCACCTGCCATTGGATTAA
- a CDS encoding NAD(P)-dependent oxidoreductase — translation MKIAVLGASGWIGSHIAQEAQSRGHEIVAVVRDASRVEINDVEVRSFDLQDEAASLATAFSGVDAVIASIGGRALGNHDIVKNTAAKLLDTLPSIGIERLLWVGGAGSLEVAPNVPLVTVPDFPADYKNEALAQGEALEVFKQSNDKVNWTFVSPAAEIFPGDKLSTYRTGGDQLLTDEDGNSKISVSDYAIAMIDELEAGKFPRQRIGVAY, via the coding sequence ATGAAAATTGCAGTATTAGGCGCATCAGGTTGGATTGGTAGTCACATCGCTCAAGAAGCTCAATCTCGCGGACACGAAATTGTTGCTGTCGTAAGAGATGCAAGCCGCGTAGAAATCAACGATGTTGAAGTTCGTTCATTTGATTTACAAGATGAAGCGGCAAGTCTAGCGACCGCTTTCTCCGGCGTTGATGCGGTAATTGCTTCGATTGGTGGACGTGCTCTAGGCAATCACGACATCGTAAAAAACACAGCTGCTAAGCTGCTTGATACATTGCCAAGCATTGGCATCGAACGTCTACTTTGGGTAGGAGGTGCAGGCTCATTAGAAGTGGCGCCAAACGTACCGTTAGTTACCGTTCCTGACTTCCCTGCGGACTACAAAAACGAAGCGCTAGCACAGGGTGAAGCGCTTGAAGTGTTCAAACAATCTAATGACAAGGTTAACTGGACATTCGTTAGCCCTGCTGCGGAAATCTTCCCGGGCGATAAGCTATCAACCTACCGCACAGGTGGTGATCAACTGCTCACTGACGAAGATGGCAACAGCAAAATATCCGTCAGCGACTACGCTATCGCGATGATTGATGAACTAGAAGCTGGCAAGTTCCCACGCCAACGTATTGGTGTCGCGTACTAG
- a CDS encoding LysR family transcriptional regulator — translation MDRLTAMRSFVEVANCASFTQAAEHLDMSRLQVSRHVQEIEGWLKQRLLHRTTRKVSLTTAGEIALQRCEKILHETAELEVTALNQTDALSGVIRIAAPIGLTQHMLLDVVEQFTELHPNITVELFASDHFAQLVDDRIDIALRYTDQPDDSLIARKLMEIDSVVCASQGYLDKHGEPETVEALRQHNCFRHLSVSKWDFVKDNQHYSVEVSGTIKANDVGVLARAAQHGKGVVRLPCDLANPLIAEGKLKRILDDFVSPSSVLWAVYLSRSYQLPVVRQFIDFAAEAWSSDIKSGDV, via the coding sequence ATGGACAGGTTGACGGCGATGCGTAGCTTTGTTGAAGTCGCAAATTGCGCCAGTTTTACTCAAGCAGCAGAGCATTTGGACATGAGCCGTTTACAGGTTTCACGGCATGTTCAAGAGATCGAAGGGTGGTTAAAACAAAGGCTATTACACAGAACGACTCGTAAGGTAAGTTTGACGACAGCAGGGGAGATTGCGCTACAACGTTGTGAGAAAATACTCCATGAAACGGCGGAGCTAGAAGTCACTGCACTTAATCAAACCGATGCTCTTTCAGGTGTGATTCGCATAGCTGCACCCATTGGTTTGACTCAGCACATGTTGTTGGATGTGGTTGAACAATTCACGGAGCTTCATCCTAATATCACGGTAGAGCTATTTGCTTCTGACCATTTTGCTCAGCTGGTGGATGATAGAATCGATATTGCGTTGCGCTATACCGATCAACCTGACGATAGTTTGATTGCTCGAAAGCTAATGGAAATCGATTCGGTGGTGTGTGCCTCACAAGGCTACCTAGACAAACACGGTGAACCTGAAACGGTTGAAGCGCTTAGACAACACAATTGTTTTCGTCATTTGAGTGTCTCTAAGTGGGATTTTGTTAAGGATAACCAACATTATTCGGTTGAGGTGTCGGGGACTATTAAGGCCAACGATGTTGGGGTGTTAGCTCGCGCCGCACAGCATGGCAAAGGGGTTGTTCGATTACCTTGTGATTTAGCGAATCCGTTGATTGCAGAAGGGAAGTTGAAACGAATTTTGGATGATTTCGTTTCACCGAGTAGTGTGCTTTGGGCGGTGTATTTGTCTCGCAGTTATCAGCTGCCTGTTGTTCGTCAGTTCATTGATTTTGCAGCAGAAGCTTGGTCTAGCGATATCAAATCTGGAGACGTTTAA
- the ribB gene encoding 3,4-dihydroxy-2-butanone-4-phosphate synthase: MNQSSLLAEFGEPITRVENALQALREGRGVLLLDDEDRENEGDIIYSVEHLTNAQMALMIRECSGIVCLCLTDEQANQLELPPMVVDNNSANQTAFTVTIEAKVGVTTGVSAADRVTTIKTAANPTAKPTDLARPGHVFPLRARKGGVLARRGHTEGTVDLMQMAGLQSAGVLCEVTNPDGTMAKAPEIVAFGKMHNMPVLTIEDMVMYRTEFDLKLA, from the coding sequence ATGAATCAGTCTTCACTACTTGCCGAATTTGGCGAACCAATCACTCGCGTTGAAAACGCACTGCAAGCTCTACGCGAAGGTCGTGGCGTACTTCTACTTGACGATGAAGATCGTGAGAACGAAGGCGACATCATCTACTCAGTAGAACACCTGACGAATGCTCAAATGGCGCTTATGATCCGCGAATGCAGCGGCATTGTGTGTCTGTGTCTAACTGACGAGCAAGCGAACCAACTTGAACTTCCACCTATGGTTGTTGATAACAACAGCGCAAACCAAACTGCGTTTACCGTAACTATCGAAGCGAAAGTTGGTGTAACAACAGGTGTTTCTGCCGCTGACCGTGTAACAACGATCAAGACAGCTGCAAATCCAACAGCTAAGCCTACTGACCTTGCTCGCCCTGGCCACGTATTCCCATTGCGTGCTCGTAAAGGTGGTGTACTTGCTCGTCGCGGCCACACAGAAGGTACAGTGGATCTTATGCAAATGGCTGGTCTTCAATCTGCCGGTGTACTGTGTGAAGTAACAAACCCAGATGGCACGATGGCAAAAGCGCCAGAGATCGTTGCTTTCGGTAAAATGCACAACATGCCAGTACTGACCATTGAAGATATGGTTATGTACCGCACTGAGTTCGACCTTAAGCTTGCATAA
- a CDS encoding phosphatase PAP2 family protein, with product MTSLFSNKSKGLLLLVLSLYSLIPFLIFGSDFDLGSAVLPFYGAFITFVTYSAGNQGFLVTLAILSLVLFTMKFSKAKLVSLCLQLGLLLVLSFAAKTFLKHSTESPRPYSEYLVTQEVVDMPEVFYELPLVEKNAAIESVQDKVSEWRTRHWLGETDYSFPSGHMIFVGVCLAFFGGLLLEAKRFYLVGGLLVWAGGVAYSRVWLGMHRPEDLAGSIAFAGLIYLLVPLISEQKIERYLPAFLKQTS from the coding sequence ATGACTTCTCTGTTCTCTAACAAATCCAAAGGCTTATTACTGCTCGTTCTAAGTTTGTATTCCCTCATACCCTTTTTGATCTTTGGATCTGACTTCGACCTTGGAAGTGCTGTTTTGCCTTTCTATGGAGCCTTCATAACGTTTGTGACTTACTCTGCGGGCAATCAAGGATTCTTGGTAACGCTAGCGATTTTGTCTTTAGTATTGTTCACGATGAAGTTTTCCAAAGCTAAGTTAGTCAGTCTTTGTCTGCAGCTCGGCTTGTTGTTGGTGCTTAGCTTTGCAGCGAAAACCTTCTTAAAGCATTCCACTGAGAGCCCTCGTCCTTATTCTGAGTATTTGGTGACGCAGGAAGTGGTTGATATGCCGGAAGTGTTTTACGAATTACCATTGGTTGAAAAGAATGCTGCGATTGAGTCTGTACAAGATAAGGTGAGCGAGTGGCGAACGCGTCACTGGTTGGGTGAAACTGACTACTCTTTCCCATCTGGACATATGATTTTCGTCGGTGTGTGTTTGGCGTTCTTTGGTGGTCTTCTCCTAGAGGCGAAACGCTTTTATCTAGTCGGCGGTTTACTGGTTTGGGCTGGTGGTGTCGCCTATAGCCGTGTTTGGCTTGGCATGCATCGACCAGAAGACTTAGCCGGATCTATTGCCTTTGCGGGTTTGATCTATTTATTGGTGCCGCTTATCTCAGAGCAAAAAATAGAACGCTATTTACCTGCATTTTTGAAACAGACTTCTTAG
- a CDS encoding MmcQ/YjbR family DNA-binding protein: MTYDEFNAFCESLPATSYVMQWNNSHVWKVGGKVFAIGGWGPKDEPAFIFKASDQNFDFLKEEPGYKPAPYFASRGMKWIQLFESTSERDEELRYYLTESHRIVSLGLTKKKQAELGLNQ, encoded by the coding sequence ATGACCTACGACGAATTCAATGCATTCTGCGAGTCGCTGCCTGCAACCAGTTATGTGATGCAGTGGAATAACTCGCACGTTTGGAAAGTGGGTGGCAAGGTGTTTGCGATTGGTGGTTGGGGACCGAAAGATGAGCCTGCGTTTATCTTCAAGGCGTCCGATCAGAACTTCGACTTTCTGAAAGAGGAACCCGGTTATAAACCTGCTCCTTACTTTGCTTCGCGTGGTATGAAATGGATTCAGCTTTTTGAAAGCACATCAGAAAGGGATGAGGAGCTGAGATACTACCTCACTGAGTCACACCGAATTGTGTCCTTAGGTCTAACCAAAAAGAAGCAAGCAGAGCTAGGGCTCAATCAGTAG
- a CDS encoding sulfite exporter TauE/SafE family protein: MEYIDQTVLIAMALIFAGSFVQTAIGFGLAIVAAPLLFLVSPDYVPAPICLVGLFISLFNAFKHRANISIGGLKIALLGRIPGSLAGGALLVMVSTSVLSLWLGLLVVFAVIVSLLPFRLEPTPIKMGIAGFFSGFFGTSSGIGGPPMALLLQHQDANQLRGNLSAFFVFSSIISLVVQIPIGFFTMHHLIITIPLLPAAWLGYKVALMTTQSIPKEKIRIGSLLLCSLSGFTAIWQGLAG, translated from the coding sequence ATGGAATACATAGATCAGACTGTCCTTATCGCAATGGCACTCATTTTTGCTGGCTCATTTGTGCAAACCGCAATCGGCTTTGGTTTGGCCATTGTTGCAGCCCCACTGCTGTTTTTGGTCTCACCAGACTATGTACCTGCGCCTATCTGCTTGGTTGGCCTGTTTATCTCTTTATTCAACGCCTTTAAACACCGTGCAAACATTTCTATTGGCGGGTTAAAAATCGCATTGCTGGGCCGCATTCCGGGCTCACTGGCAGGCGGAGCATTGTTGGTGATGGTTTCAACGAGCGTGTTGTCATTATGGTTAGGCTTATTGGTGGTATTTGCCGTGATTGTTAGCCTACTGCCATTCAGACTCGAACCAACCCCAATCAAGATGGGTATTGCAGGGTTCTTCTCTGGGTTCTTTGGCACCAGTTCTGGTATTGGTGGTCCACCGATGGCACTGCTACTCCAACACCAAGATGCCAATCAGCTTCGTGGTAACCTTTCTGCGTTTTTCGTGTTTAGTTCGATCATTTCATTGGTTGTACAGATCCCAATTGGCTTCTTCACGATGCACCATTTGATCATCACTATACCTTTGCTGCCTGCTGCTTGGTTGGGTTACAAAGTGGCGTTAATGACGACACAAAGCATTCCTAAAGAGAAGATACGCATTGGTTCATTACTGCTATGTTCTCTCAGTGGCTTTACGGCAATCTGGCAGGGTTTAGCTGGCTAG
- a CDS encoding MFS transporter, with translation MSIFRFPLLVWLGIGTLIISLGIRQSFGIFMMPISEHFGTGREFFSFAIALQNLLFGVFQPFVGMAADKWGARRIIIAGACAYGLGLLLTSISTESSMLYVSLGALVGLGLSATSYVIVLGAVAKVVPAEHAAKAFGLTTAAGSFGMFAVIPGAQYMLNEFDWQSAMQVFGVLCCFMISFALFMRAPRSTANKQVEDNQTLKEALSEAFANKSYWLIHAGFFVCGFHVMFIATHLPSYLADKNLPASSAAMALAYVGIFNIFGSYFWGVMGDKFSKRHVMSALYLVRTVVIGAFVTLPVTESTAAIFGAAIGFCWLGTVPLTSGLVRQIFGARYLSTLYGLVFFTHQVGSFLGAWVGGRIYDYYGSYEPIWWSTVVLAFAAALIHLPINDKPIERLKLAMA, from the coding sequence ATGAGCATTTTCCGTTTTCCTTTACTGGTATGGCTTGGGATAGGCACACTTATTATCAGTCTAGGGATCAGACAATCATTCGGCATTTTCATGATGCCAATTTCAGAACATTTCGGTACAGGTCGCGAGTTTTTCAGCTTTGCGATTGCGCTACAAAACCTATTGTTTGGCGTGTTCCAACCTTTTGTTGGTATGGCTGCTGACAAATGGGGAGCAAGGCGCATCATTATCGCTGGCGCATGTGCTTACGGTTTGGGTTTACTTCTTACCTCTATTTCTACCGAATCAAGCATGCTTTACGTTTCACTAGGCGCGCTCGTTGGCCTTGGATTAAGTGCGACGAGCTATGTGATCGTATTAGGTGCCGTAGCAAAAGTAGTACCTGCAGAGCACGCAGCTAAGGCATTTGGTTTAACCACAGCAGCAGGTTCATTTGGTATGTTCGCGGTAATTCCGGGCGCGCAATACATGTTGAACGAATTTGACTGGCAGAGTGCGATGCAAGTCTTTGGCGTACTTTGTTGTTTCATGATCTCTTTTGCGCTGTTTATGCGAGCGCCGAGATCGACAGCCAATAAACAAGTAGAAGACAACCAGACACTAAAAGAAGCGCTGTCTGAGGCGTTTGCGAACAAAAGTTACTGGTTAATTCACGCGGGCTTCTTCGTGTGTGGCTTCCACGTGATGTTCATTGCGACGCACTTACCGAGTTACTTAGCCGACAAAAACCTACCCGCGAGCAGCGCAGCAATGGCACTGGCTTACGTTGGCATCTTCAACATCTTCGGATCTTACTTCTGGGGTGTGATGGGCGATAAGTTCAGCAAGCGTCATGTAATGTCGGCACTGTACTTAGTGCGTACCGTGGTTATCGGAGCTTTTGTCACTTTGCCTGTGACTGAGTCAACCGCGGCTATCTTCGGTGCGGCGATTGGTTTCTGCTGGTTAGGTACAGTTCCGCTAACGTCTGGTTTAGTTCGCCAGATCTTTGGTGCTCGTTACCTGTCGACGTTGTACGGTTTGGTGTTCTTTACTCACCAAGTGGGTAGCTTCTTAGGCGCTTGGGTTGGCGGTCGTATTTACGATTACTACGGTTCTTACGAGCCAATCTGGTGGTCAACCGTAGTACTTGCATTTGCGGCAGCGCTTATCCATTTACCAATCAATGACAAGCCGATTGAGCGACTGAAATTGGCAATGGCTTAA
- a CDS encoding YitT family protein → MDKDHNLRENLLALLLGSALVSLGVIFFNQVGLLTGGTAGLAIFITKVTDLSFGQVFFALNLPFYILSVARMGWRFTINTFIAVSIVSFAVDHLYHVIQIAEIHALYAALIGGGLIGTGMLVIFRHKMSLGGFNILALFLQERFGIRAGKVQMALDCTIVVLSLFIVDVSLVLLSVLGAIVTNLILAMNHKPGRYQPVVKAEAA, encoded by the coding sequence ATGGATAAAGATCATAACCTTCGCGAAAATTTACTGGCACTGCTCTTAGGTAGCGCACTGGTTTCACTCGGCGTTATCTTTTTCAACCAAGTCGGTTTGCTCACCGGAGGCACGGCTGGTCTAGCGATCTTCATTACCAAAGTAACAGACTTAAGCTTTGGCCAAGTGTTCTTCGCACTTAACTTACCTTTCTATATTTTGTCGGTTGCTCGTATGGGCTGGCGCTTCACCATCAATACCTTTATCGCTGTTTCGATTGTTTCGTTCGCTGTGGATCACTTGTATCACGTGATTCAGATTGCCGAAATACATGCATTGTATGCAGCGTTAATTGGTGGTGGCTTGATTGGTACCGGCATGTTGGTGATTTTCCGTCATAAGATGAGCTTAGGTGGCTTCAACATTCTGGCGTTGTTCTTACAAGAACGTTTTGGGATTCGAGCAGGTAAGGTTCAGATGGCACTAGACTGCACGATTGTTGTGCTTTCTCTGTTCATTGTTGATGTGTCATTGGTTCTCCTGTCTGTGCTTGGTGCGATAGTCACCAACTTGATTCTAGCAATGAATCATAAACCTGGGCGCTATCAACCTGTGGTAAAAGCGGAAGCAGCATAG
- the sigZ gene encoding RNA polymerase sigma factor SigZ, with protein sequence MNSATDAPLNGAPLNKAPLKLEQVWAEYQQALKSFLHSKVNNSADVDDLLQDILIKTYQNLDKVQDASSVKAWLFQLANNTIIDFYRKHARQQRDSQIDAEDLWFTDLDHDSEFKQKLSLCIEPFIQALPEQSSSLLLAVDIKGQSQKEIAETQNISYSTVKSRVQKSRGDLKNLFEECCNLSLDQQGNVIDCELKPNASCGKC encoded by the coding sequence ATGAACAGTGCAACTGATGCACCTTTGAACGGTGCACCTTTGAATAAGGCACCTTTGAAGCTCGAACAAGTCTGGGCCGAGTATCAGCAAGCATTAAAGTCATTCCTGCATTCAAAGGTCAACAATTCTGCGGATGTAGACGACTTGCTCCAAGATATCTTGATTAAGACCTATCAGAACTTAGACAAGGTACAAGATGCGAGCAGTGTTAAGGCTTGGCTGTTCCAGTTAGCCAACAACACCATTATCGACTTCTACCGTAAACATGCACGCCAACAACGTGATAGCCAAATTGATGCTGAAGATCTGTGGTTTACCGATTTAGACCACGACTCTGAATTTAAGCAGAAGCTCTCGTTGTGTATTGAACCTTTTATTCAAGCACTGCCAGAACAAAGTTCATCGCTACTGCTTGCGGTCGATATTAAAGGCCAAAGCCAGAAAGAGATCGCAGAAACTCAAAACATCAGCTACTCAACCGTTAAGTCTCGTGTTCAGAAAAGCCGCGGGGATCTTAAGAACTTGTTTGAAGAGTGCTGTAACCTGTCCCTTGATCAACAAGGCAATGTGATTGATTGCGAGCTTAAGCCGAACGCCAGCTGCGGCAAGTGTTAA
- a CDS encoding ArsR/SmtB family transcription factor, with protein sequence MNLEVVAKALKELGHPIRLTIYKSVVKAGYQGIAVGGLQEELGIPGSTLSHHISSLASAGLISQRREGRTLFCVAEYECLEGVIDFLQDECCVNEQCN encoded by the coding sequence ATGAACTTAGAAGTCGTTGCGAAAGCACTTAAAGAGTTGGGGCACCCTATTCGCCTAACCATTTATAAGAGTGTCGTTAAAGCTGGCTACCAAGGCATTGCAGTTGGCGGCCTACAAGAAGAACTAGGCATTCCCGGTTCTACCTTGTCTCACCACATATCAAGCTTGGCGTCTGCGGGCCTAATCAGCCAAAGACGAGAAGGAAGAACTCTATTCTGCGTGGCGGAATATGAGTGCCTAGAAGGTGTGATTGATTTCTTACAAGACGAGTGTTGCGTAAATGAACAGTGCAACTGA